One part of the Coriobacteriia bacterium genome encodes these proteins:
- the fetB gene encoding iron export ABC transporter permease subunit FetB translates to MSGVVPIGWFELALATGFIVVTGALSFALSLGLVKDLAFATVRTYAQLLALGLVLRWVFRFQTWWIVVGLMLLMTLAAARIILKRAPDAPPGLFGSAAASMALTGFIVTFAVTALVIRVPVWYDARTVVPIAGMVLGNSMTGIALALERVFADLDARAGEVLALTALGATPWEAAHGSVRTALRAGLIPTVNAMAAVGIVFIPGMMTGQILAGADPLEATKYQIVVMLMVSTATAVGSMSAVLLSYRRRFTPDGVYLERGLREGGR, encoded by the coding sequence ATGAGCGGCGTCGTCCCGATCGGCTGGTTCGAGCTCGCTCTGGCCACCGGCTTCATCGTGGTCACCGGCGCGCTCTCCTTCGCGCTCTCGCTCGGCCTCGTGAAGGACCTCGCCTTCGCGACGGTGCGCACCTACGCGCAGCTCCTCGCGTTGGGCCTGGTGCTCAGGTGGGTCTTCCGCTTCCAGACGTGGTGGATCGTCGTCGGGTTGATGCTGCTGATGACGCTCGCCGCCGCGCGCATCATCCTCAAGCGCGCGCCCGACGCTCCGCCGGGGCTGTTCGGCTCCGCTGCCGCATCGATGGCGCTCACCGGCTTCATCGTGACGTTCGCCGTCACCGCGCTCGTCATACGCGTGCCCGTCTGGTACGACGCGCGCACCGTCGTCCCCATCGCGGGGATGGTACTCGGGAACTCGATGACCGGCATCGCCCTCGCGCTCGAGCGCGTCTTCGCCGACCTCGATGCGCGCGCAGGCGAGGTCCTCGCGCTCACGGCGCTCGGCGCCACGCCGTGGGAGGCCGCGCACGGCAGCGTGCGCACCGCGCTTCGCGCGGGCCTCATCCCGACGGTCAACGCGATGGCGGCGGTCGGCATCGTCTTCATCCCCGGCATGATGACCGGGCAGATACTCGCCGGAGCCGACCCGCTCGAGGCGACGAAGTACCAGATCGTCGTGATGCTCATGGTGAGCACGGCGACCGCTGTCGGCTCCATGTCCGCCGTGCTACTGTCGTATCGCCGCCGGTTCACTCCCGACGGCGTCTACCTGGAGAGGGGACTGCGCGAGGGTGGTCGCTAG
- a CDS encoding ATP-binding cassette domain-containing protein, with product MGAALLEARRLRAARPGDAGDVRVLDGIDLTLASGEIVDVVGPSGAGKTTLLLALARLLPSATGELELLGRPASEWDPRAWRATVALLPQVHSLVVGSVADNLLLPWRLKVRAHAAPPAAVALRAALDGLGLSDVAPERDASRLSVGQAARVALLRVLLTSPRVLLLDEPDASLDDASAAFVTDATRAFVEAGGAAVRVRHARVDDAADRRFRLAGGHLAPAVAR from the coding sequence ATGGGGGCGGCGCTCCTCGAGGCTAGAAGGCTTCGAGCCGCGCGACCCGGCGATGCCGGTGATGTCCGGGTACTCGACGGGATCGACCTGACACTGGCTTCGGGAGAGATCGTCGACGTCGTCGGCCCCTCCGGCGCCGGGAAGACCACCCTGCTGCTCGCTCTCGCGCGGCTCCTTCCTTCGGCGACCGGCGAACTCGAGCTTCTGGGGCGTCCGGCCTCCGAATGGGACCCGCGAGCGTGGCGGGCGACCGTGGCGCTGCTGCCGCAGGTCCACTCGCTCGTTGTCGGGAGCGTCGCCGACAACCTGCTGCTGCCCTGGCGCCTGAAGGTGCGCGCCCACGCCGCCCCGCCCGCCGCCGTCGCGCTCCGGGCGGCACTCGACGGGCTGGGCCTGAGCGATGTGGCGCCCGAGCGCGACGCGTCCCGGCTCTCAGTGGGGCAGGCCGCGCGGGTGGCTCTGCTGCGCGTGCTCCTCACGTCGCCGCGGGTGCTCCTGCTCGACGAGCCGGACGCGAGCCTCGACGACGCGAGCGCCGCATTCGTGACGGACGCGACGCGCGCGTTCGTCGAGGCCGGCGGCGCCGCGGTGCGCGTTCGCCACGCTAGAGTGGACGACGCGGCGGACCGCCGCTTCCGCCTCGCGGGCGGGCACCTCGCTCCGGCGGTGGCGCGATGA
- a CDS encoding polyprenyl synthetase family protein encodes MTPFELYLDRTAKRFDAYLATFFTNGIHADMVRYLYGPLATFSTNAGKRHRPLICLLACEAVGGDPAKAWPSAAAIEHFHTAALVHDDIEDASLTRRDEPCMHVTEGAGLAINAGDLALSLVCGTVVHDPGLVDSVKLRVLAELVDMTTRTIEGQALDIGWARDDRFDLTCEDYLVMANHKTAYYSGAVPLAVGAIIGGGDEQQIDALRSFGMAAGLAFQIQDDVLNLAGTKEATKKDFRSDVTEGKRTLVAIHALEHSPSRGRLLELLSQRVTDGALLDEAVAIMRDAGSLAYASGYADRLVLDAKAALDIALPETRAKKLLRSMADFFVKRQA; translated from the coding sequence ATGACCCCGTTCGAGCTGTACCTGGACCGGACCGCCAAGCGGTTCGACGCGTATCTCGCCACGTTCTTCACGAACGGGATACACGCGGACATGGTGCGCTACCTCTACGGGCCGCTCGCGACCTTCTCGACGAACGCGGGCAAGCGTCACCGGCCTCTCATCTGCCTGCTCGCGTGCGAGGCCGTCGGAGGCGACCCGGCGAAGGCGTGGCCTTCGGCCGCCGCCATCGAGCATTTCCACACGGCTGCGCTCGTCCACGACGACATCGAGGACGCGAGCCTCACGCGCCGCGACGAGCCGTGCATGCACGTCACCGAGGGTGCCGGGCTGGCGATAAACGCGGGAGACCTCGCGCTCTCGCTCGTGTGCGGCACGGTCGTGCACGATCCCGGACTGGTCGACTCGGTGAAGCTGCGCGTGCTCGCCGAGCTCGTCGACATGACGACGCGCACCATCGAGGGCCAGGCGCTCGACATCGGCTGGGCGCGCGACGACCGTTTCGACCTCACGTGCGAGGACTACCTCGTGATGGCGAACCACAAGACGGCGTACTACTCGGGCGCGGTGCCGCTCGCCGTCGGAGCGATCATCGGTGGGGGCGACGAACAGCAGATCGATGCGCTGAGATCGTTCGGCATGGCCGCGGGGCTCGCCTTCCAGATCCAGGACGACGTTCTCAACCTCGCCGGGACGAAGGAGGCGACGAAGAAGGACTTCCGCTCCGACGTGACCGAGGGCAAGCGCACGCTTGTCGCGATCCACGCGCTCGAGCACTCCCCGAGCCGCGGGCGCCTTCTCGAACTGCTCTCGCAGCGAGTCACGGACGGCGCGCTCCTCGACGAGGCCGTGGCGATCATGCGCGACGCGGGTTCGCTGGCGTATGCGAGCGGGTACGCCGATCGCCTCGTTCTCGACGCGAAGGCGGCGCTCGACATAGCGCTTCCCGAGACCCGCGCGAAGAAGCTGCTCCGGTCGATGGCGGACTTCTTCGTCAAGAGACAGGCTTAG